Genomic DNA from Bacteroidota bacterium:
GTAAAACATATTTGGGACTATGCATTTTTTGTATCGTTCTTTCCGCAATTGGTAGCAGGCCCAATAGTGCGTGCAAAAGAATTTCTTCCCCAGGTTGCTAAGGACCCTATCGTTACGGCAGAAATGTTGGGTCGTGGTGTGTTTTTAATATGTATAGGTTTGTTTAAAAAAGCCGTGATTTCTGATTATATCAGTGTGAATTTTGTCGATCGTATTTTTGATAACCCAACATTATACAGTGGTCTTGAATGCTTAATGGGTGTATATGGATATGCACTACAAATATACTGCGACTTCAGCGGATATAGTGATATGGCCATAGGCGTGGCTTTACTATTTGGATACGAACTGTGCAAAAATTTTGATTCGCCCTACCAAAGTTTAAACATCACAGAATTTTGGCGGCGTTGGCATATATCATTGTCTACATGGTTGAGAGACTATTTATATATATCATTAGGTGGAAATAGAAAAGGAAAATGGAGAACTTATTTTAATCTCATGCTCACTATGCTCTTGGGCGGGCTTTGGCATGGAGCAGGATTCAAATTTATATTATGGGGCGGATTGCACGGCGTAGCCATAGCCGGACATAAATTTTACTTGGAACAAAAAAATGCTTTGGCGGGGTTACAAAGATTTTTTGATACACGAGGCGGAAAAATTCTTGCATGGTTTCTCACCTTTCATTTTGTATGCTTTTGTTGGATATATTTCAGAGCCTCCGACATGAACAATGCAGCCGACGTGTTGGGGCAAATTGCTTTTGCTTTTGATATAAGTGTACTGCCACAGTTTGTGCAAGGCTATCCTTATATTATATTATTATTGGTGGTGGGATACGCTTTGCACCTAACTCCCACAAGCTGGGAGAAATGGGTAAAAGATGAGGTTGTTTATGCACCCATTTTTGCCAAGGGGTTTGCGATTTTGGTCGTAATTATTTTGGTTATACAAGTAAAATCGGCTGAGGTTTTGCCATTTATATATTTTCAGTTTTAAGTGCTGAAATATTAAATCGAGCCACTTAAACAAGATTGATTTTTAAAAAATTTGCTGTATAATTGTCACCATTATAAGTGCAATTGTAATACATACAAATTCGAAATCGAATTTAAAAACCCTTTCTGCTCTAGCTTTAAAGCCTGGAAGTGAGGTTATACCGAAACTCAATATATATTAGTCCAAAAGAAAGGGACTAATCCCCCCGCATCCCGATAATTATCGGGATTAAGCGGGGCTTTCGGGATGTAGTTCGGCATTACCAATTCTTTACCTAAAATAGTCCAAAGACTATTTTAGGTAAAGAATTGGTATTATGCCCATTGGAGAAGAACAATTTGAATATCTTTCACTTGGCAAATTGATGGCTAAAGTTAAAACAGGCAAGCATGCCAGCCGCGAGAGTATAATGAAAAAACTCAAAAACTAGAAAGCTATCGCCTCAACATTTCCCATTCTTCTCTTTTCATACTATACCATTCGGAAGGGATATCATCATACATAAAATCATTAATATATTTCAAGCCTATTTTTCGCAATACATTTTTTGATGCCAAATTTTCCTTCGCCGCTGTACCAACAATTTCTGCAAGGTTCAACTCTTCAAAGCCATAATCTAAGGATACTTTCGCTGATTCTGTAGCATAACCATTGCCCCAATATTTCTGAATCATCCTGTATCCAATATCATAATGGTTTGGATGGCTATTATGTTCCTCTTTTACCAATTTTAAACCAGTCCAACCCACAAAGTTATTCGTACTTTTTTCTATGATGGCTCATCTGCCAATTCCATTTTCTATATATTGCTGCCTCACAAAATTAATAATCTCTCTCGACTGTTCAATATTGGTGAAGGGGTTATTCCCAAGGTACTTAAGCATTTCTGGATCAGAATCAAGTTCAAACATTTCTGCTGCATCTGATGGAATAATTTCTCGAAGAATTAATCGTTCCGTTTCAATATATATTTTCATTTTATACTAATTTAAAGATAATTTATAAAATACTTTATCAATCGGATTCAAAGGAAAATAATTGGGCAAATCTTCTTTGCAAATTTGAATAAAACCATGCTTTTCATAAAACTTTTGTGCTGCTCTAAATTGTGCCATTGTGCCCAAATATATCATATCTGCCCCATAAGTTTTTGCTGCTTCCAGAGTCATATTCAATAATGTTTCTGAAAGTCCCATGCCACAAAAACTTTTATCTACAAACATTCTTCGCAATGCTGCAAAATTGTTTTTCATTCCAGCAAGCCCTGCGGTTCCCACCATCTTATCGCCGAGTACAGCTATCCAATATGGATTGGGCAAAATTTTAAGTATCGCTGGGACTTGCTCAGGTGGCAATGAAATGGATTCTTCAAATTCAGATGCAATTCCCTGCATCATTTCATCAATGCTATATTGGTGCTTTGTATAATATGGGATAATTTGTATCAAATAGTGCTGCAAAAATAAGATTAATCTAATTATATTTGTAACCCATAATATTAGACCATTCACCAAAATATGTCGCAAGCCAATATTACAACCCTCACCCTACGCATCGACTGGAGCGAGCTCGACTTGTTTGGACATGTAAATAATGTAGCATTTATGAAATATGTGCAAGCTGCACGAGTTAATTATTGGGAGCAAATAGGACTCTACAAATATTATACTGAACGTAAGCACGGCCCCATGCTGGCATCAACGTATTGTGAGTTTAAGAAGCCCTTGTTTTATCCAGGAGATATTATGATACATTCACAAATGGAGTTTATCAAAAACTCAAGTTTTGGAATTGTACATCAAATATATAATAGCCATGAAGAACTAGCGGCAGAAGCTAAGGACGTAATGGTGATGTACGATTTTATTAGTCTTATCAAGATGCCGTTCCCAGAAGATATTAAGAAACTAGTTTCAATTTAGCATGAAATAATCTTGAAAAATATATATTTAATATTGATCTTCAACTGTTGTTTCCTCACTCTGTGGGCACAAAAAGAGCAAAAAATATTGATGCACGGTTTTCAATTTGGAATTAATGTTTATAAATATTCAGCAGCAAGTATTGGCTATGGTTATTTTTATCAACTCGGAAATGGAAAGCACATGCAAATATTGCATAAAAGTACAATTAGTACTGAGGTTCAATTAGGTAAACCCCTATTATATGCACCAAAAATCTCCCATAGTTTTATGCTAGTTACTGGAAGTATGGGAATAGTATTGGGTGCCGAATATATCTACTACACTGATTTGGAAAAACACAATCAAGTAATTAGATCGCAACTGGGGTATGTATTGCCACGATACACCATAGAATTGCTTTAT
This window encodes:
- a CDS encoding MBOAT family O-acyltransferase; translated protein: MSLSLDNILKQFIYNPKEPLIFSSGLFLFLFAGFLCGFWILHKKHNLKIIYTILFSLFFYYKSSGIYFLILIGSTLVDYTLANMIWKSQDPWRRKALLVFSLVINLGMLGYFKYTNFLYEIFADLSASNFEPLHIILPVGVSFFTFQSLSYTIDIYRKEIEPVKHIWDYAFFVSFFPQLVAGPIVRAKEFLPQVAKDPIVTAEMLGRGVFLICIGLFKKAVISDYISVNFVDRIFDNPTLYSGLECLMGVYGYALQIYCDFSGYSDMAIGVALLFGYELCKNFDSPYQSLNITEFWRRWHISLSTWLRDYLYISLGGNRKGKWRTYFNLMLTMLLGGLWHGAGFKFILWGGLHGVAIAGHKFYLEQKNALAGLQRFFDTRGGKILAWFLTFHFVCFCWIYFRASDMNNAADVLGQIAFAFDISVLPQFVQGYPYIILLLVVGYALHLTPTSWEKWVKDEVVYAPIFAKGFAILVVIILVIQVKSAEVLPFIYFQF
- a CDS encoding GNAT family N-acetyltransferase codes for the protein MIQIIPYYTKHQYSIDEMMQGIASEFEESISLPPEQVPAILKILPNPYWIAVLGDKMVGTAGLAGMKNNFAALRRMFVDKSFCGMGLSETLLNMTLEAAKTYGADMIYLGTMAQFRAAQKFYEKHGFIQICKEDLPNYFPLNPIDKVFYKLSLN
- a CDS encoding acyl-CoA thioesterase, with the translated sequence MSQANITTLTLRIDWSELDLFGHVNNVAFMKYVQAARVNYWEQIGLYKYYTERKHGPMLASTYCEFKKPLFYPGDIMIHSQMEFIKNSSFGIVHQIYNSHEELAAEAKDVMVMYDFISLIKMPFPEDIKKLVSI